A genomic region of Leptotrichia hofstadii contains the following coding sequences:
- a CDS encoding exopolysaccharide biosynthesis polyprenyl glycosylphosphotransferase: MAVSGMKKNYSYLFGILMILMYFIGLLLINRGLGFTNVIVIICSMVIYYVANVYNMAGRYRLRDIVIIVGINFILVMITTFLRIFILNEAIILFGLITMFQIIYRYIIMIGLAEKQRIVFVGENGYTQDLLESIKKDRQYKLSDFLKEEKTMDILTEKLLNLCENKKVDIIVDFTSNLLYDTKLVDKLLQYKLGGIQYYNYLEFYEIYENKLPVSNLSPKWFLENTGFEIYYNSFNLKAKRILDIIFALLIGVCVIPIMIIAAIIIKIESKGPIFFIQERIGEGNKPFKIVKFRSMTTDAEKDGPKWATKNDNRVTKFGKFMRLTRIDELPQLWNVLRGEMSFVGPRPEREFFIKQLEKEIMYYNLRHTVKPGLTGWAQVMYPYGASIEDAYRKLQYDLYYIKNHDILFDVKILLKTVTIVIFGKGR; encoded by the coding sequence ATGGCAGTAAGTGGAATGAAAAAAAATTATTCCTATTTATTTGGAATATTGATGATTTTAATGTATTTTATAGGACTGTTGCTTATAAATCGTGGACTTGGATTTACAAATGTTATTGTGATTATTTGTTCTATGGTAATTTATTATGTGGCGAATGTTTATAATATGGCAGGAAGATATAGATTACGGGATATTGTGATTATTGTTGGAATTAACTTTATTCTTGTTATGATTACAACATTTTTGCGTATATTTATTTTGAATGAGGCGATAATTCTGTTTGGGCTGATTACAATGTTTCAGATTATTTATCGTTATATTATAATGATTGGATTAGCTGAAAAGCAAAGAATTGTATTTGTTGGTGAAAATGGGTATACACAGGATCTATTGGAAAGTATAAAGAAAGATCGTCAGTATAAATTATCAGACTTTTTAAAAGAAGAAAAGACTATGGATATTTTAACAGAAAAATTATTGAATTTATGTGAAAATAAAAAAGTTGATATAATTGTGGATTTTACAAGCAATCTTTTATACGATACAAAGCTTGTGGATAAACTCTTGCAGTATAAACTTGGGGGAATACAGTATTATAACTATCTGGAATTTTATGAAATATACGAAAATAAATTGCCAGTTTCAAACTTGAGTCCAAAATGGTTTTTGGAAAATACAGGATTTGAAATTTACTACAACAGCTTTAACTTGAAGGCAAAACGTATTCTCGATATAATTTTCGCACTTTTAATCGGAGTTTGTGTGATTCCGATTATGATTATTGCGGCAATAATAATAAAAATAGAGTCAAAAGGACCAATATTTTTTATACAGGAAAGAATTGGAGAAGGAAATAAGCCATTTAAAATAGTAAAATTTCGTTCAATGACAACTGATGCCGAAAAAGATGGACCAAAATGGGCTACAAAAAATGACAATCGTGTCACAAAATTTGGAAAATTTATGCGTCTTACAAGAATTGACGAATTGCCACAACTGTGGAATGTGCTACGTGGAGAAATGAGCTTCGTGGGGCCACGTCCAGAAAGAGAATTTTTTATAAAGCAGCTGGAAAAGGAAATTATGTACTACAATTTAAGACACACTGTGAAACCGGGGCTTACTGGCTGGGCACAAGTTATGTATCCGTATGGAGCGAGCATTGAAGACGCTTACAGAAAATTGCAGTATGACTTGTATTATATAAAAAATCACGATATTTTGTTTGATGTGAAGATATTGTTAAAGACAGTTACGATTGTGATTTTTGGAAAAGGGAGATAA
- the smc gene encoding chromosome segregation protein SMC produces the protein MYLKALELTGFKSFANRTVVEFDNGITSIVGPNGSGKSNILDAILWVLGEQSYKNIRAKESSDIIFSGGKNKKPKSMAEVSLIIDNGDRYLDVDFSEVKITRRIFKTGENEYLINNKKSRLKDIHNLFMDTGIGKQAYSIIGQGRVERIIGSSPKELKEIIEEAAGVKRAKIEKEESEKKLQDLKNEIEKIDYVEKELKLRVDYLKDEQAKARLFKEYTKKIDVQRFMVLEYNVNEKSSLKYEYEEKSQEIQKELEKSEKNFSEKQAELQRTNEIREELYKNLESQKNENSENFKNLETLKDEYSTLVNQNSNLETEANEKAKRKDILEKDIAEKEEILNKSRNELELITKDLIEKEKEKAEWEAKVGELKQKSDKITLELRERTQKNSNFEVDKIKVAGENEDLEKRVLAAKTENKRHIAEKSIAEAEFNKINKEKQIFEMQKSENEKQKLEKELKIQKLNEKTEELRKEYSGINKQKNEISYKLQNFEVKQKAISDAIEKNETFNRSIKHILNEKIDGVIGAFVNLIDVPAGFEEAVQTLSGGMFQDIVVKDSEIGKKCIEILKERKLGRASFLPIENIRVSKMNDFLPTIDDVSWQSDFKNKMSEEEIQNIISSAKGKNGIIDFARNIVKIDKKFVNKNIEKVIQFVYGNSVVVENLEVGTQLLKKGFNDRIVTLEGDIITSRGRMTGGHSFRGKDEILERKKELKHLKSEIEKNKKNFDEFEKKLSEIVLEAEKVEAERTETEKLFENFKNEYQVFNENYDDFNIKFSRKQREINTLNYEISENEKFILEKETKIKENLELIQKIEKNIEENNLKIENLNQNLKNFENIDEFIQKLNVADRDYEILKVRTDNNKNRFAEIESDYKKLLNEKAELAEFEKKREMLGKELSVKISDKKNEISENEKLNENILGEIQKIEKNIHEIEEKERKFIGEIKDIEVNMLKHKNDYEKIIEKITRNESELEFQLAEFKELENEEILENEEYFEIADENELMATKKKLAVNERSRTDIGAVNLASIEEFEHENERYQNIAAQKKDLLESREALLGFIQEIEEEVTSKFFMAYEQINKNFQYMCETILNGAKGLIKMTDPENLLTTGLELSVKYKNKPEQTLLLLSGGEKSMLAVSFIMAIFMFKPSPFTFFDEIEAALDEKNTKKIVELLHQFIDKSQFILITHNKETMKGSHRLYGVTMNKEIGETKIVSVDV, from the coding sequence ATGTACTTAAAAGCATTGGAGCTGACAGGGTTTAAATCATTTGCGAATAGGACTGTTGTGGAGTTTGATAATGGGATTACTTCAATTGTTGGGCCTAACGGGAGTGGAAAGAGTAATATTCTGGATGCGATTTTGTGGGTTTTGGGAGAGCAGAGTTATAAGAACATACGGGCGAAAGAGAGTTCGGATATTATTTTTTCTGGCGGGAAGAATAAAAAGCCAAAGTCTATGGCGGAAGTCAGTCTTATTATTGATAACGGGGATAGATATCTGGATGTAGATTTTTCAGAGGTTAAGATTACTCGAAGAATTTTTAAGACTGGAGAAAATGAGTATCTAATAAATAACAAGAAATCCAGGCTTAAAGATATTCATAATCTTTTTATGGATACTGGGATTGGAAAGCAGGCTTACTCGATAATTGGGCAAGGGCGTGTAGAGAGAATTATTGGCTCTTCTCCAAAGGAGTTAAAGGAGATTATTGAAGAGGCGGCTGGAGTCAAAAGGGCTAAGATTGAGAAGGAAGAGTCTGAGAAAAAGCTGCAGGACTTAAAAAATGAAATTGAAAAAATTGATTATGTAGAAAAGGAATTAAAGCTGCGAGTTGACTATTTGAAGGATGAACAGGCTAAGGCCAGGCTGTTTAAGGAGTATACAAAAAAGATTGATGTTCAAAGGTTTATGGTACTGGAATATAATGTCAATGAAAAAAGTTCGCTAAAATATGAATATGAGGAAAAAAGTCAGGAAATACAGAAAGAATTAGAAAAAAGTGAAAAGAATTTTTCAGAAAAACAGGCGGAACTTCAAAGAACTAATGAAATTCGGGAAGAATTGTACAAAAATTTGGAAAGTCAAAAAAATGAAAATAGCGAAAACTTTAAAAATTTGGAAACTTTAAAAGACGAGTATTCAACGCTAGTGAATCAAAATTCCAATTTGGAAACGGAAGCCAATGAAAAAGCTAAGAGAAAAGATATTTTGGAAAAGGATATTGCTGAAAAAGAAGAGATTTTAAATAAGTCTAGAAATGAGCTTGAGCTTATAACAAAGGATTTGATTGAAAAAGAAAAGGAAAAGGCTGAGTGGGAAGCAAAAGTTGGAGAATTGAAGCAGAAAAGTGATAAAATCACGCTTGAACTGAGAGAACGGACACAAAAGAACTCTAATTTTGAAGTGGATAAAATAAAAGTCGCTGGAGAAAATGAGGATTTGGAAAAAAGAGTTCTGGCTGCGAAAACTGAAAATAAAAGGCATATCGCTGAGAAAAGTATTGCAGAAGCCGAGTTTAACAAAATAAATAAAGAAAAACAGATTTTTGAAATGCAAAAATCAGAAAATGAGAAGCAGAAACTTGAAAAAGAGCTGAAAATTCAGAAGCTCAATGAAAAAACAGAGGAATTGAGAAAGGAATATTCTGGAATTAATAAACAGAAAAATGAGATTAGCTACAAACTTCAGAATTTTGAGGTTAAACAAAAGGCGATTTCAGATGCTATTGAGAAAAATGAAACTTTTAATCGAAGCATAAAACATATTCTGAATGAAAAAATTGATGGAGTAATTGGTGCTTTTGTCAATTTGATTGATGTTCCAGCGGGATTTGAGGAAGCAGTACAGACTTTATCCGGTGGAATGTTTCAGGATATTGTCGTAAAAGACAGTGAAATTGGGAAAAAATGTATTGAAATCCTGAAGGAAAGAAAGCTGGGACGAGCTTCATTTTTACCGATTGAAAATATTCGTGTTTCTAAAATGAATGATTTCCTGCCTACAATTGATGATGTTTCGTGGCAAAGCGACTTTAAAAATAAAATGTCAGAAGAGGAAATTCAAAATATAATTTCAAGCGCAAAAGGAAAAAATGGAATTATTGATTTTGCAAGGAATATTGTGAAAATTGATAAAAAATTTGTAAATAAAAATATAGAAAAAGTTATTCAGTTTGTGTATGGAAATTCAGTTGTTGTGGAAAATCTGGAAGTTGGAACACAGCTTTTGAAAAAAGGATTTAATGACAGAATTGTTACGCTTGAAGGGGATATTATCACTTCTCGCGGGAGAATGACGGGAGGGCATTCGTTTAGGGGTAAGGATGAAATTCTCGAGAGAAAAAAGGAATTGAAACATCTGAAAAGCGAAATTGAAAAAAATAAAAAGAACTTTGACGAATTTGAGAAAAAATTATCGGAAATAGTTTTGGAAGCTGAAAAAGTTGAGGCAGAAAGGACAGAAACAGAAAAATTATTTGAGAATTTTAAAAATGAATATCAGGTGTTTAATGAAAACTACGATGATTTTAATATTAAATTTAGTCGAAAACAGCGGGAAATCAATACTTTAAACTATGAAATTTCTGAAAATGAGAAATTTATTTTGGAAAAAGAAACTAAAATAAAGGAAAATCTGGAATTAATTCAAAAAATCGAAAAAAATATTGAAGAAAATAATCTTAAAATTGAAAATTTGAATCAAAATTTGAAAAATTTTGAAAATATTGATGAATTTATTCAGAAATTGAATGTTGCCGACAGAGATTATGAAATTTTGAAGGTCAGAACAGACAATAATAAAAATCGTTTTGCAGAAATTGAATCTGATTATAAGAAGCTTTTGAATGAGAAGGCAGAACTGGCTGAATTTGAAAAGAAAAGGGAAATGTTAGGAAAAGAATTATCTGTAAAAATTTCTGATAAAAAAAATGAAATTTCTGAAAATGAGAAATTAAATGAGAATATTTTAGGCGAAATTCAAAAAATTGAAAAAAATATTCATGAAATTGAAGAAAAAGAGCGAAAATTTATTGGTGAAATCAAAGATATTGAAGTAAATATGTTAAAACATAAAAATGACTATGAAAAAATCATTGAAAAAATAACACGAAACGAAAGTGAGCTGGAGTTTCAGCTGGCTGAATTTAAGGAACTGGAAAATGAAGAAATTCTTGAAAACGAGGAATATTTTGAAATTGCTGATGAGAATGAGCTGATGGCGACAAAGAAAAAACTGGCAGTAAATGAGAGAAGCAGAACTGACATTGGAGCAGTGAATCTTGCCTCAATTGAAGAATTTGAGCATGAAAATGAGCGGTATCAGAATATTGCCGCACAGAAAAAAGATTTGCTCGAAAGCCGAGAGGCATTGCTTGGGTTTATTCAGGAAATTGAAGAGGAAGTTACAAGTAAATTTTTTATGGCTTATGAACAAATAAATAAAAATTTTCAGTATATGTGTGAAACTATTTTAAATGGAGCAAAGGGACTGATAAAGATGACAGATCCTGAAAACTTGCTTACAACTGGCTTGGAACTTAGTGTAAAATATAAAAATAAGCCGGAACAGACTTTACTTTTACTTTCAGGTGGCGAAAAATCAATGCTTGCAGTATCCTTTATAATGGCAATCTTTATGTTTAAGCCGAGTCCATTTACTTTTTTTGATGAAATTGAGGCGGCTCTGGATGAAAAAAATACAAAAAAAATTGTAGAGCTTCTGCATCAGTTTATTGACAAATCGCAGTTTATATTAATTACTCATAATAAGGAAACAATGAAGGGTTCTCATAGACTTTACGGGGTTACGATGAATAAGGAAATTGGGGAAACTAAAATTGTTTCGGTGGACGTGTAA
- a CDS encoding alpha/beta hydrolase, giving the protein MLKKLLGLIMMLVFSAIGVAETDISQIASDYPYKDSAIMATVLGTPSEQHYKFKNPKGPKVRKFKTTKTIPEILRQWSDYEYGVWTQKKEAPLMIIISGTGSLYNSGMSLYMANVFYDRGYNVIAFSSPTTMPYIVSQSKNAYAGYIKDETVQLYDLVEKAISKEKADGMKLNGRVYIGGYSLGGFQSLQIHELDSKKNRRIGINKSLMLNSPVSILTATQNLDGFLVKNGIYDARSLEKYLDTIFSRLMYDKSIQIKDIEFSNLTSSLGKLGLEEKDFEVLTGLLFRFYSANMTFAGEVFSGNNAVGRLSDKKSYKRFDSVTQEFREGLSVSFDEYAKEILYPYLKKYKNPNLDFNDFINEFDLRSNQDFINRNNKNIIFITSTNDVLYSNDDLDYIKNTFSNKVLIPFGGHTGVLWHADVAKLMVDKLEEK; this is encoded by the coding sequence ATGTTAAAAAAATTATTAGGTTTAATAATGATGCTTGTGTTTTCGGCTATTGGGGTTGCTGAAACAGATATATCACAAATTGCAAGCGATTATCCATATAAGGATAGCGCAATAATGGCGACTGTTCTTGGAACGCCTTCAGAACAGCACTACAAGTTCAAAAATCCGAAAGGACCTAAAGTAAGGAAATTTAAGACGACAAAGACAATTCCAGAAATACTTAGACAATGGAGTGACTATGAATACGGTGTCTGGACTCAAAAGAAGGAAGCGCCGTTAATGATTATAATTTCAGGAACAGGGTCGCTTTACAACAGCGGAATGTCACTTTACATGGCAAATGTATTTTATGACAGAGGATACAACGTAATCGCCTTCAGTTCACCAACAACAATGCCCTATATAGTAAGTCAGAGTAAAAATGCATATGCAGGCTACATAAAAGATGAAACTGTGCAACTGTACGATCTGGTGGAAAAGGCTATTTCAAAGGAAAAGGCTGATGGCATGAAATTAAATGGAAGAGTGTATATCGGAGGTTACAGCCTAGGTGGATTCCAGTCACTTCAAATTCACGAGCTGGATTCCAAAAAAAATAGAAGAATAGGAATAAATAAGTCGCTTATGTTAAATTCGCCAGTTAGCATTCTGACTGCGACACAAAATTTGGACGGCTTTTTAGTAAAAAATGGAATTTACGATGCAAGAAGCTTGGAAAAATATTTGGATACAATATTTAGCAGACTTATGTATGACAAGTCAATTCAGATAAAGGACATCGAGTTTTCAAACTTGACATCCTCGTTAGGAAAGCTGGGGCTTGAGGAAAAGGATTTTGAAGTGCTGACAGGACTTCTGTTTAGATTCTATTCAGCAAACATGACTTTTGCGGGGGAAGTTTTTAGCGGAAATAATGCTGTTGGAAGGCTATCCGATAAAAAGTCATATAAAAGATTTGATTCAGTTACTCAGGAATTTAGGGAAGGATTGTCTGTTTCATTTGATGAGTATGCTAAGGAAATATTATATCCATATTTAAAAAAATATAAAAATCCTAATCTTGATTTTAATGATTTTATAAATGAATTTGATTTGAGAAGCAATCAGGATTTTATCAACAGAAATAATAAAAACATCATATTTATAACATCAACAAATGACGTTCTGTATTCAAATGATGACTTGGATTATATAAAGAACACGTTTTCAAACAAAGTTTTAATACCGTTTGGAGGGCATACTGGAGTCTTGTGGCATGCTGACGTGGCAAAATTAATGGTAGATAAATTGGAGGAAAAATAA
- a CDS encoding MlaA family lipoprotein — protein sequence MAGKNKFILLMALLTATAVSYSKGSELKNEETVMFAEETEREANDDIYIEFVDGKVAEASGKNLDKVSRTNIAVKKNKIDTNRYIAFEQDGYGVLATNLEELNEDYIVSSQVFQLTGINDSLEPLNRRMYAFNTQLDRKVLYPASRVYSAVVPKPIRKGISNFYQNFSEIPTFVNSLLQLKPGKAANALGRFVVNSTAGILGVADVAKNMGMKRDPETMGDTLGHYGMGTGSYLVLPMFGPSNLRDAFGSAIDSAGEGAVRGIAEKKLFFDTGVFDKNVYGFTRPVVTGLNARSMLSIKYGDLNSPFEYDLVKALHYNYRKIQVIK from the coding sequence ATGGCAGGGAAAAATAAATTTATATTGCTGATGGCGTTGCTTACTGCCACGGCAGTTTCTTATTCAAAGGGAAGTGAACTGAAAAATGAGGAAACAGTGATGTTTGCTGAAGAAACTGAAAGAGAAGCAAATGACGATATTTATATTGAATTTGTAGATGGAAAGGTCGCTGAAGCGTCTGGAAAAAATCTTGACAAAGTTTCACGTACAAATATAGCTGTAAAGAAAAATAAGATAGATACCAACAGATATATTGCCTTTGAGCAGGATGGATACGGAGTTCTTGCAACAAATCTGGAAGAACTGAATGAAGATTACATTGTTTCAAGCCAAGTGTTTCAGCTAACAGGAATCAATGATTCGCTGGAGCCTTTAAATAGAAGGATGTATGCCTTTAATACGCAGCTTGACAGAAAAGTGCTTTATCCAGCTTCACGTGTATATTCGGCAGTAGTGCCAAAACCAATTAGAAAGGGAATTTCAAATTTCTATCAGAATTTTAGTGAAATACCGACATTTGTAAATTCACTGTTGCAGTTAAAACCTGGAAAGGCTGCAAACGCGCTTGGAAGATTTGTGGTAAATTCCACTGCTGGTATCCTGGGAGTGGCTGATGTCGCTAAAAATATGGGAATGAAAAGAGACCCAGAAACTATGGGAGATACGTTAGGACATTACGGAATGGGGACAGGATCATACTTAGTGCTGCCCATGTTTGGACCAAGCAACCTGAGAGATGCCTTTGGAAGTGCCATAGATTCTGCTGGAGAAGGTGCGGTACGTGGTATTGCTGAAAAAAAACTGTTTTTTGATACAGGCGTATTTGACAAAAATGTTTATGGATTTACAAGACCTGTTGTGACAGGACTGAATGCACGTTCTATGCTCAGCATAAAGTACGGAGATTTGAATTCGCCGTTTGAATATGACTTGGTAAAAGCGCTTCATTACAACTATAGAAAAATACAGGTTATAAAATAA